One window of Phalacrocorax carbo chromosome 1, bPhaCar2.1, whole genome shotgun sequence genomic DNA carries:
- the LOC104044466 gene encoding uncharacterized protein LOC104044466, with product MDFSSPFTLQCLLVIITVIHGSWTSVLSGGTAVFSVGIQSLQDLSRMSKRDVRCWTAVSNDTLLVECGTSGGTCLNLQNGSLVLRSVEKEDEGKDEFVFHNTTGLFTLEVFEPAIGIQCFPNGTGELTCDVTSNETTSFHWLLNGTVLSAPEACIKDGGKKVVLEKTVPGEFVCEVYHGNSVRRTRPIVLSCSYGDLLQYPWFSYILAGCAGGTVILVVVVSSVICCCMKRKHKFIPVPSEEEKDDGLTMSIVSSEGVKTPPSGDHVEAKAAQIDCPPKPDAAQTGQGVEPTPLVEENLPMAIEAEEMPGPEVIVDVESQENASDCFPDPTDD from the exons ATGGATTTCAGCTCTCCTTTTACTCTGCAGTGCTTGCTGGTGATAATCACTGTTATTCATG GCTCCTGGACCAGTGTCCTCAGCGGTGGGACAGCAGTCTTTTCTGTGGGAATTCAAAGCCTGCAGGACCTCTCCAGAATGAGTAAGAGGGACGTGAGATGCTGGACAGCTGTCTCAAATGATACTTTGTTGGTTGAGTGTGGCACTTCTGGTGGTACATGCCTGAACTTGCAGAATGGCTCCCTAGTGCTGAGGAGCGTGGAGAAAGAGGATGAAGGAAAGGACGAATTTGTTTTTCACAACACCACTGGTTTATTTACACTGGAAGTATTTG AGCCGGCCATTGGTATCCAGTGCTTCCCTAATGGGACCGGAGAGTTGACCTGCGACGTGACCAGCAATGAGACCACTAGCTTTCATTGGCTGCTGAATGGCACTGTGCTGAGTGCCCCTGAGGCTTGCATTAAGGATGGTGGGAAGAAGGTGGTTCTGGAAAAAACCGTGCCCGGGGAATTTGTATGTGAGGTTTACCATGGGAACAGCGTCAGGAGGACCAGGCCCATTGTGCTGTCTTGCAGCTATG GAGACCTGCTGCAGTACCCGTGGTTCAGTTACATCCTGGCAGGGTGCGCAGGGGGCACCGTTATCCTGGTGGTGGTCGTGTCCTCAGTGATATGTTGCTGcatgaaaaggaaacacaagttCATTCCAGTACCTTCAG aggaagagaaggatgaTGGACTAACAATGTCCATAGTCTCCAGTGAAGGTGTGAAGACCCCTCCCAGTGGAGACCATGTCGAGGCTAAAGCTGCCCAAATCGACTGCCCTCCAAAGCCTG aTGCTGCCCAGACTGGTCAAGGTGTTGAGCCCACACCACTGGTGGAAGAAAACTTACCAATGGCTATAGAGGCTGAGGAAATGCCAGGCCCAGAGGTCATAGTTGATGTGGAAAGTCAGGAAAATGCCTCGGACTGCTTCCCAGATCCAACTGATGACTGA
- the CD2 gene encoding T-cell surface antigen CD2, with translation MNFRRIFLVKCLLLLFPSVKYSDTKQIYVPVNESALLSITATGNIYEATWLRDKVKLLQIKDNKVRYYVNKEQCRCKIFPNGTLQIEQVVKEDSGEYKVTVYQKDGKLQAEENTTFIVQEPVPQPVLSAECRNKTVKCEVKQKTKNEIFTIELTNDKNKQVVNGTNVELPVQRSGTFRCVVKNQVSKKMTEKVVKCSGQLDFHLILSIAGGVTFFVIFVTLLIYCIKKKAERPEDVDEEQMMQARKVDSEIVSRELPQPPCNPTPKQLRVQQWPQPQPKVQQQAPPPRPRPRTQQRTPNHPRERP, from the exons ATGAACTTTAGGAGAATTTTCTTAGTCAAGtgcttgctgcttttatttcccagtgTAAAAT ACTCCGACACCAAGCAGATTTACGTGCCAGTGAATGAGTCGGCTCTTCTCAGCATCACTGCTACCGGGAATATATATGAAGCAACATGGCTGAGAGACAAAGTAAAGTTGCTTCAGATAAAAGACAATAAAGTTAGGTACTATGTGAACAAGGAGCAGTGCAGGTGTAAGATATTCCCAAATGGGACTCTGCAAATAGAGCAGGTGGTGAAAGAGGACAGTGGAGAGTACAAGGTGACTGTTTATCAGAAAGACGGGAAATtgcaggcagaagaaaatacaacGTTTATCGTTCAGG agCCTGTCCCTCAGCCAGTCCTCAGTGCTGAATGCAGGAATAAAACTGTCAAGTGTGAAGTGAAGCAGAagactaaaaatgaaatatttactaTAGAACTGACTaatgataaaaacaaacaagtcgTAAATGGAACAAATGTGGAATTGCCCGTGCAGCGTTCTGGGACGTTCAGATGTGTTGTTAAGAACCAAGTCAGcaaaaaaatgactgaaaaagtAGTTAAGTGCTCag GCCAGCTGGACTTTCATCTCATCTTAAGCATAGCAGGAGGTGTGACcttttttgtcatctttgtgACTTTGCTTATTTATTGTatcaagaagaaagcagaaaggccTGAAGATGTTG ATGAGGAGCAAATGATGCAGGCTCGCAAGGTGGACAGTGAAATTGTGAGCCGggagctccctcagccgccgTGCAACCCTACCCCGAAGCAGCTGCGTGTGCAGCAGTGGCCACAGCCGCAGCCCAAGGTGCAGCAGCAAGCACCACCCCCACGGCCCAGGCCTCGCACTCAGCAACGGACTCCAAACCACCCAAGAGAAAGACCTTGA